The following DNA comes from Gammaproteobacteria bacterium.
GCTAAAGTCACCGAGTTTGATGATCTTCTTATCAGTAAAAGACTCGCTTGGCTGGACCACCTTAGTGTGCTCGGACCTATCTTTGAGAATACGTTTGCTGCGGGCCAAGGCCTCGGCCCCGTGTTTTTCCCATTCCTGCACGGCGGAGTCATGCGCAAGGATTGCAACCTTTTGATCTGCCCAATAGGAGTTACCCAGCATGGCGTGACCCTGGGCATTTTCGTTGATCACATAGACCACGGGCTGATCGGTGATCTGTTTGATCTCGTGATGCAGGGCTTTGGCCAGCAAGTATGACGCACCGCCATTGATCACCACTACGCCTTCGCCGGTGACAATGAAGGAAAGATTATTATTATGCCCGGAGTTCTCGTAGGTGGGTGGAGCGGTGGCACCAATGGCCGACCACACATGTGGAATGACCTCAACCGGCTTGGAATAGAGTGCTGAATTCGGGTATTGGTCGGGGATGGCTTGGCTGGCCATTAGCCTTGGCAGACAAAGTGTATATAACATCAATCCACTTAACATCAGGGCAAATGTGGAGAGCGAATTGAATAACATTTTTGGCGTGTTAAGCATTGTTCAATTATAAATCCACACTATAAAATTGTCTTTATAATGTCTCTACACAGCAGAATTATTTATGCCCAAAAGAATCAAATTATTTCTCCAAGCCCTTTGTCTAAGCTTGATTGCTTTGATGTTGGTCACTCTTGGTCGCCACATCGCTGTTAAACAACAACTGGCGCCAGAGTCGACACCAACCGATATTCCTGACCCTGCGCATTTCACGGCCGAGAATTTTTTTGACGACTCTTTCAAAGATCTGTCTGAAGAACTTCAACTTGCTCGTGAAGCAGGTCAAACCGGCGTATTCGTGTTTTTTGATATGCAGGGCTGCCCTTACTGTCAATACATGAAAGACCATGTGCTGAATCGGGTTGACGTTCAGGACGTTTATCGCAAAAACTTTCGCAACATCATCATCGACATCCATGGCCAGACCGAAGCGGCTGACGTAAATGGCACTGAAATGACTGAAGCCGATCTTGCTAATCTGTACGGGGTCAACTTAACGCCAACGATGATATTTTTCGCTCTCAACGGTGACGAGATCTATCGCAAACAAGGTTTTATCAAAATCCCTGAGGACTTTCTGGCTATGGGGCTGGAGATCGTGGAGTTTTCCCAAGTTGAATAAATTGAATTGCAGGCATAAAAAAAGCCGGATAATCGTTTATCCGGCCAAATTCACTTTCACTCAATGCGTATTGCGAAAATCAGTAATTATCTTTTAATAGTTTGAATGACAGTAACAGCAAAATGGCGCTGAACGGTACCGCGAGCCATAACGGGTCGACCCCAAAGACATCGGCAAAAGTGATCTGCCCATAATTACTGTGACTGATCAGGCCTTTGAACATCGGGTACATAATTGCGTACAGACCGGCACCCACCAGTCCACCGAGAATGGTGAACAGCGCATCGACCTTGCCTTCGCCGGCCGCCGCCACACAGGTGCCAGGACAATACCCCGACACGGCAAAACCAACTCCGAAGATCAAACCGGCAATACCGATACCGGCAAGATAAGTCGGTTTAATACTTAAATTGGCCAGATCCAACAAGTCCAGGGCATATACACCAACGGTGGCCACGGCGATCCCGGTCAGGATCAGTTTAATAATGGCCATGTCCTTGAGTAACAAGGCACCCATGATCTTGCGGTAACTGGATGCTCCACCCAATTGCAAAATGGCACC
Coding sequences within:
- a CDS encoding MBL fold metallo-hydrolase encodes the protein MLSGLMLYTLCLPRLMASQAIPDQYPNSALYSKPVEVIPHVWSAIGATAPPTYENSGHNNNLSFIVTGEGVVVINGGASYLLAKALHHEIKQITDQPVVYVINENAQGHAMLGNSYWADQKVAILAHDSAVQEWEKHGAEALARSKRILKDRSEHTKVVQPSESFTDKKIIKLGDFSIEALWLGLAHSPGDVVVHLPEQKLVIAGDMAFHERLLPIMSDTQTAEWLESWQRFEDLDAVYVIPGHGHPTNIAQVRRYTRDYLIFLRTEIGQILEDGGDLQDAYELDQSAFAHLDTFKELAAQNAGRVFEAMEFE
- a CDS encoding thioredoxin fold domain-containing protein, which codes for MPKRIKLFLQALCLSLIALMLVTLGRHIAVKQQLAPESTPTDIPDPAHFTAENFFDDSFKDLSEELQLAREAGQTGVFVFFDMQGCPYCQYMKDHVLNRVDVQDVYRKNFRNIIIDIHGQTEAADVNGTEMTEADLANLYGVNLTPTMIFFALNGDEIYRKQGFIKIPEDFLAMGLEIVEFSQVE
- a CDS encoding YeeE/YedE family protein; this encodes MKLLLGLAIGMAFGAILQLGGASSYRKIMGALLLKDMAIIKLILTGIAVATVGVYALDLLDLANLSIKPTYLAGIGIAGLIFGVGFAVSGYCPGTCVAAAGEGKVDALFTILGGLVGAGLYAIMYPMFKGLISHSNYGQITFADVFGVDPLWLAVPFSAILLLLSFKLLKDNY